A genome region from Pseudomonas sp. N3-W includes the following:
- a CDS encoding mannitol dehydrogenase family protein, whose amino-acid sequence MKLNKQNLNRLAPEVALPAYALNDTRQGIAHIGVGGFHRAHQAYYTDALMNTGEALDWAICGVGLRAEDRRARDDLKEQDYLFTLFELGDSDDTEVRVIGSIRDMLLAEDGAQTLIDKLASPQIRIVSLTITEGGYCIDDSNGEFMAHLPQIQHDLANPSVPKTVFGFLCAALAKRRAAGTPAFTLMSCDNLPHNGAVTRKALLAFAALRDADLRDWIEKNVSFPNAMVDRITPMTSTEHRLQLADQHGVDDAWPVVCEPFVQWVLEDKFVNGRPAWEKVGVQFTNDVTPYEEMKIKLLNGSHLALTYLGFLKGYRFVHETMNDPLFVRYMRAYMDLDVTAQLAPVPGIDLTEYKDTLVSRFSNQAIADQLERVCSDGSSKFPKFTVPTINRLIADGQETKRAALVVAAWALYLKGVDENGVTYAIPDPRAAFCQALVTDDALITQRMLAVEEIFGTAIPRSAAFVAAFEWCCNSLREVGVTKTLERVLA is encoded by the coding sequence ATGAAGCTCAACAAGCAGAACCTCAACCGCCTCGCGCCCGAAGTGGCCCTGCCCGCCTATGCCTTGAACGACACCCGCCAGGGCATCGCCCACATCGGCGTCGGCGGCTTTCACCGCGCTCATCAGGCGTATTACACCGACGCCTTGATGAACACCGGCGAAGCGCTGGACTGGGCGATTTGCGGGGTCGGCCTGCGCGCCGAAGACCGTCGTGCCAGAGACGATCTGAAAGAGCAGGACTACCTGTTCACCCTGTTCGAACTGGGCGACAGCGACGACACCGAAGTGCGGGTGATCGGTTCGATCCGCGACATGCTCCTGGCCGAAGACGGCGCTCAGACGCTGATCGACAAACTCGCCAGCCCCCAGATTCGTATCGTCTCGCTGACCATCACCGAGGGCGGTTACTGCATCGACGACAGCAACGGCGAGTTCATGGCGCATCTGCCACAGATCCAGCACGACCTGGCCAATCCGAGCGTACCGAAAACCGTGTTCGGCTTTCTCTGCGCGGCGCTGGCCAAACGGCGCGCTGCCGGTACGCCGGCGTTCACCTTGATGTCCTGCGATAACCTGCCACATAACGGCGCCGTCACCCGCAAGGCGCTGCTGGCGTTCGCCGCTTTGCGTGATGCTGATCTGCGCGACTGGATCGAAAAAAACGTCAGCTTCCCCAATGCCATGGTCGACCGCATCACGCCAATGACCAGCACCGAACACCGCCTGCAACTGGCCGACCAGCATGGCGTCGACGATGCCTGGCCAGTGGTCTGCGAGCCGTTTGTGCAATGGGTGCTGGAAGACAAATTCGTCAACGGTCGCCCGGCCTGGGAAAAGGTTGGCGTGCAGTTCACCAACGACGTCACGCCGTATGAAGAAATGAAGATCAAACTGCTCAACGGCAGCCATCTGGCGCTGACGTACCTGGGCTTTCTGAAGGGCTATCGCTTCGTCCACGAAACCATGAACGACCCATTGTTCGTGCGTTACATGCGCGCCTACATGGACCTCGACGTCACTGCGCAACTGGCGCCAGTGCCGGGGATCGATCTGACCGAGTACAAAGACACGCTGGTGTCGCGGTTTTCCAATCAGGCAATTGCCGATCAGCTGGAGCGCGTGTGCTCGGACGGCTCGTCGAAGTTTCCCAAGTTCACCGTTCCGACGATCAACCGCCTGATTGCCGATGGCCAGGAGACCAAACGTGCAGCGCTGGTGGTGGCGGCCTGGGCCCTGTATTTGAAGGGTGTGGATGAGAATGGCGTGACCTATGCCATTCCCGATCCACGGGCGGCGTTTTGTCAGGCGCTGGTGACGGATGATGCGTTGATCACCCAGAGAATGCTGGCGGTCGAGGAGATTTTTGGCACGGCGATCCCGCGTTCGGCAGCGTTTGTGGCGGCGTTTGAGTGGTGCTGCAATAGTTTGCGGGAAGTGGGGGTGACCAAGACGCTGGAGCGAGTACTGGCTTAA
- a CDS encoding carbohydrate kinase, whose amino-acid sequence MYLVCGEALFDFFSEDDASGLASKVNFKAIAGGSPFNVAVGLRRLGVQSALFAGLSTDYLGRRLQQVLQDEGVSPDYLVDFAAPTTLAMVAVGANGSPHYSFRGEGCADRQLSLAHMPALGPEVRGLHIGSFSLVVQPIADTLLALVQRESGKRLISLDPNVRLNPEPNIDLWRSRIATLVELADLIKVSDEDLSLLYPEQDPQRVIEGWLQHRCQVVFLTRGGEGATVFSRAHGSWSVPACSVKIADTVGAGDTFQAALITWLTEHQLDSVNGVEHLSREQIDGMLKFAVQAAALTCSKTGPDLPYRHQLS is encoded by the coding sequence ATGTACCTAGTGTGTGGCGAAGCGCTGTTCGATTTCTTCAGCGAAGACGATGCCAGCGGTCTGGCTTCAAAAGTGAATTTCAAGGCGATTGCCGGGGGTTCGCCGTTCAACGTCGCAGTGGGTTTGCGCCGTTTGGGCGTGCAATCGGCGCTGTTTGCCGGGCTGTCCACCGACTACCTCGGCCGGCGCTTGCAGCAGGTGTTACAAGATGAAGGCGTGAGTCCCGACTACCTGGTGGATTTCGCCGCGCCAACCACCCTGGCGATGGTCGCTGTCGGCGCCAACGGCTCGCCGCACTACAGTTTCCGGGGCGAAGGCTGCGCGGATCGGCAACTGAGCCTGGCGCACATGCCGGCGCTGGGGCCTGAGGTACGCGGCTTGCACATCGGCTCGTTCTCGCTGGTGGTGCAACCGATTGCCGACACGCTGCTGGCCCTGGTGCAGCGCGAAAGCGGCAAGCGCCTGATCAGCCTCGATCCGAACGTGCGCCTCAACCCCGAACCGAACATCGACCTGTGGCGTTCGCGGATTGCCACGCTGGTCGAGCTGGCTGATCTGATCAAAGTCAGCGACGAAGACTTGAGCCTGCTGTACCCCGAACAGGATCCGCAGCGCGTTATCGAAGGTTGGTTGCAGCACCGCTGCCAAGTGGTGTTCCTGACCCGTGGTGGCGAAGGCGCGACCGTATTCAGCCGCGCCCATGGCTCGTGGTCCGTACCGGCCTGCTCGGTAAAGATTGCCGACACCGTCGGCGCTGGCGACACCTTTCAGGCGGCGTTGATTACCTGGCTGACCGAGCATCAGCTGGATTCGGTCAACGGCGTTGAACACCTGAGTCGCGAACAAATCGACGGGATGTTGAAATTTGCCGTGCAAGCGGCGGCATTGACCTGCAGCAAGACCGGCCCTGACCTGCCATATCGCCATCAGTTGTCCTGA
- a CDS encoding carbohydrate ABC transporter permease, which translates to MTLQQSRRLQSLLLGTLAWAIAILIFFPIFWMVLTSFKTEIDAFATPPQFIFTPTLENYLHINERSDYFSFAWNSVVISFSATALCLLIAVPAAYSMAFYETKRTKGTLLWMLSTKMLPPVGVLMPIYLLAKTFGLLDTRIALIVIYTLINLPIVVWMVYTYFKDIPKDILEAARLDGATLLQEMIRVLLPIAKGGLASTVLLSLILCWNEAFWSLNLTSSKAAPLTALIASYSSPEGLFWAKLSAVSTLACAPILIFGWISQKQLVRGLSFGAVK; encoded by the coding sequence ATGACTCTCCAACAATCCCGCCGTCTGCAAAGCCTGCTGCTCGGCACCCTGGCCTGGGCCATTGCGATCCTGATTTTCTTCCCGATCTTCTGGATGGTGCTGACCAGTTTCAAAACCGAAATCGACGCTTTCGCCACGCCACCGCAGTTCATCTTCACGCCGACGCTGGAGAACTACCTGCACATCAACGAGCGCAGCGACTACTTCAGCTTCGCCTGGAACTCGGTGGTGATTTCCTTCAGCGCCACGGCGTTGTGCCTGCTGATTGCAGTGCCGGCGGCCTATTCCATGGCGTTCTACGAAACCAAGCGCACCAAAGGCACGCTGCTGTGGATGCTTTCCACCAAGATGCTGCCGCCGGTGGGCGTGCTGATGCCGATCTACCTGCTGGCCAAGACGTTCGGCCTGCTCGACACGCGCATCGCGCTGATCGTGATCTACACGCTGATCAACCTGCCGATCGTGGTCTGGATGGTTTACACCTACTTCAAGGACATCCCCAAAGACATCCTCGAAGCCGCTCGCCTGGACGGCGCCACGTTGTTGCAGGAGATGATTCGGGTGCTGCTGCCGATTGCCAAGGGCGGCCTGGCGTCCACCGTCTTGCTGTCGCTGATCCTGTGCTGGAACGAAGCGTTCTGGTCGCTCAACCTGACCTCATCCAAAGCCGCACCACTGACCGCGTTGATCGCCTCGTACTCAAGCCCCGAAGGCCTGTTCTGGGCCAAGTTGTCGGCGGTCTCGACCCTGGCCTGCGCGCCGATCCTGATCTTCGGCTGGATCAGCCAGAAACAACTGGTTCGCGGCCTGTCGTTCGGCGCCGTGAAATGA
- the xylB gene encoding xylulokinase: MANQQLFLGIDCGTQGTKAIILDAVSGKVLGLGAAAHSMISGANGRREQDTRQWLDAFALATRRALLAAHVEGQDILGIGVSGQQHGLVLLDDQGQVLRPAKLWCDTETTPENDRLLQHLGGEAGSLERLGVVIAPGYTVSKLLWTQEQHPTVFARIARILLPHDYLNFWLTGRACSEYGDASGTGYFNVRTRQWDLQLLRDIDPSGRLQAALPELIDAHQAVGEILPSVAELLGINPRALVSSGGGDNMMGAIGTGNIKPGAITMSLGSSGTVYAYSEQPKVSPDASVATFCSSSGGWLPLICTMNLTNATGVIRELLDLDIDQFNALVAQAPIGAEGVCMLPFLNGERVPALPHASGSLSGLTMTNLTRANLCRAVVEGTTFGLRYGLDLLRQNGLQSRSVCLIGGGSKSPVWRQIVADIMNTPVICTEQSEAAALGAAIQAAWCKSWSNGHEDSLADLCERCVTLDLASETWPIAENVAACQQAFERYQQHVATL, from the coding sequence ATGGCCAACCAACAATTATTTCTCGGCATCGACTGCGGCACCCAAGGTACCAAAGCCATCATCCTCGATGCCGTCAGCGGCAAAGTCCTTGGCCTGGGCGCCGCCGCCCATAGCATGATCAGTGGCGCCAATGGCCGGCGTGAACAGGACACCCGCCAATGGCTGGACGCCTTCGCCCTCGCCACCCGCCGTGCCCTGCTGGCGGCCCATGTCGAGGGGCAGGACATCCTAGGTATCGGCGTCTCCGGCCAGCAACACGGCCTGGTGCTGCTCGACGATCAAGGCCAGGTACTGCGCCCGGCCAAGCTGTGGTGCGACACCGAAACCACCCCGGAAAACGACCGCCTGCTGCAACACCTCGGCGGCGAAGCCGGTTCGCTGGAACGCCTCGGCGTGGTCATCGCGCCCGGCTACACCGTGTCCAAACTGCTCTGGACCCAGGAGCAGCATCCCACGGTATTTGCCCGGATCGCGCGGATCCTGCTGCCCCACGACTACCTCAACTTCTGGCTCACGGGCCGTGCGTGCAGCGAATACGGCGATGCCTCCGGCACCGGCTATTTCAACGTGCGTACCCGCCAGTGGGACTTGCAACTGCTGCGCGACATCGACCCCAGCGGTCGCCTGCAGGCAGCCCTGCCGGAACTGATCGACGCCCATCAAGCGGTCGGCGAGATTTTGCCGAGCGTCGCCGAACTCCTGGGCATCAACCCTCGGGCGCTGGTGTCCAGTGGCGGCGGCGACAACATGATGGGCGCCATTGGCACCGGCAACATCAAGCCCGGCGCAATCACCATGAGCCTCGGTTCGTCGGGCACGGTGTATGCCTATTCCGAACAGCCGAAAGTCAGCCCGGACGCCTCGGTCGCGACCTTCTGCTCCTCCAGCGGTGGCTGGCTGCCGCTGATCTGCACCATGAACCTGACCAACGCCACGGGTGTGATCCGTGAACTGCTCGACCTCGATATCGATCAGTTCAATGCACTCGTCGCGCAAGCCCCGATTGGCGCCGAAGGCGTGTGCATGCTGCCATTCCTCAACGGCGAACGCGTGCCCGCCCTGCCCCACGCCAGCGGCAGCCTGAGTGGCCTGACCATGACCAACCTGACCCGCGCCAATCTGTGCCGGGCGGTGGTCGAAGGCACGACATTCGGTTTGCGTTACGGGCTGGACCTGCTGCGCCAAAATGGCTTACAAAGCCGCAGTGTCTGCCTGATTGGCGGCGGCTCGAAAAGCCCGGTGTGGCGACAGATCGTCGCCGACATCATGAACACCCCGGTGATCTGCACCGAACAAAGCGAAGCCGCGGCACTGGGCGCGGCGATTCAGGCGGCGTGGTGTAAATCCTGGTCCAATGGCCACGAAGACAGCCTCGCGGATTTGTGCGAGCGTTGCGTGACGCTCGACCTGGCCAGCGAAACCTGGCCAATTGCCGAAAATGTAGCGGCCTGTCAGCAGGCCTTTGAACGCTATCAACAGCATGTCGCAACCCTTTGA
- a CDS encoding carbohydrate ABC transporter permease has translation MNTSTVKAHMDIPQPVRKNRLANPGWFLVSPSVLLLLLWMIVPLGMTVYFSMIRYNLLNPGENEFVGLDNFTYFLTDSGFLPGATNTLLLVGSVLLISVVLGVLISALLEASEFLGRGIVRVMLISPFFIMPTVGALIWKNLIFHPVSGILAYVWRLFGAQPVDWLAHYPLLSIIIIVSWQWLPFAILILMTAMQSLDQEQKEAARLDGAGPIAIFWHLTLPHLARPIAVVVMIETIFLLSVFAEIFTTTNGGPGYASTNLAYLIYNQALVQFDVGMASAGGLIAVVIANIAAIVLVRMIGKNLTDNA, from the coding sequence ATGAATACTTCAACCGTCAAAGCTCACATGGACATCCCGCAACCGGTGCGAAAAAACCGGTTGGCCAATCCCGGCTGGTTTCTGGTCAGCCCCTCGGTACTGTTATTGCTGCTGTGGATGATCGTGCCGCTGGGCATGACCGTCTACTTTTCGATGATCCGCTACAACCTGCTCAATCCCGGCGAAAACGAGTTCGTCGGGCTGGACAACTTCACCTATTTCCTCACCGATTCGGGCTTCCTGCCCGGTGCCACCAACACCTTGTTGCTGGTCGGCAGTGTGCTGCTGATCAGCGTGGTGTTGGGCGTGTTGATCAGTGCCCTGCTGGAGGCCAGCGAGTTTCTCGGGCGCGGCATTGTGCGGGTGATGCTGATCTCGCCGTTCTTCATCATGCCCACCGTCGGTGCGCTGATCTGGAAGAACCTGATCTTCCACCCGGTGTCGGGGATCCTCGCCTACGTCTGGCGACTGTTCGGCGCACAACCGGTGGACTGGCTGGCGCATTACCCGTTGCTGTCGATCATCATCATTGTCTCGTGGCAATGGCTGCCCTTCGCGATCCTGATCCTGATGACCGCCATGCAGTCCCTCGACCAGGAACAGAAAGAAGCGGCACGCCTGGACGGTGCCGGCCCGATCGCCATCTTCTGGCACCTGACCCTGCCGCACCTGGCTCGCCCGATTGCGGTGGTGGTGATGATCGAAACCATCTTCCTGCTGTCGGTGTTCGCCGAAATCTTCACCACCACCAACGGTGGCCCCGGCTACGCCTCGACCAACCTCGCCTACCTGATCTACAACCAGGCGCTGGTGCAATTCGATGTCGGCATGGCGTCCGCGGGCGGCTTGATCGCGGTGGTGATTGCCAACATCGCGGCCATCGTGCTGGTGCGCATGATCGGCAAAAACCTGACAGACAACGCCTGA
- a CDS encoding ABC transporter ATP-binding protein, which translates to MANLKIKNLQKGFEGFSIIKGIDLEVNDKEFVVFVGPSGCGKSTLLRLIAGLEEVSGGTIELDGRDITEVSPAKRDLAMVFQTYALYPHMTVRKNMSFALDLAGVSKAEVEKKVGEAARILELGPMLERKPKQLSGGQRQRVAIGRAIVRNPKIFLFDEPLSNLDAALRVQMRLELLRLHKDLQATMIYVTHDQVEAMTMADKVVVLNGGKVEQVGSPLDLYHQPANLFVAGFLGTPKMGFLKGKVTRVESQGCEVLLDAGTRITLPLSGANLSVGGAVTLGIRPEHLELAQPGDCTLQVTADVSERLGSDTFCHVIAATGEALTMRVPGDLASRYGETLSLRLNAEHCHLFDADGVALTRPLRAAA; encoded by the coding sequence ATGGCCAACCTGAAAATCAAGAATCTGCAAAAAGGCTTCGAAGGCTTCTCCATCATCAAGGGCATCGACCTGGAAGTGAACGACAAGGAATTCGTGGTCTTCGTCGGCCCGTCGGGCTGCGGCAAATCCACCCTGCTGCGCCTGATCGCCGGCCTGGAAGAAGTCAGCGGCGGCACCATCGAACTCGATGGCCGCGACATCACCGAAGTCAGCCCGGCCAAGCGTGACCTGGCAATGGTGTTCCAGACCTATGCCCTGTACCCGCACATGACGGTACGTAAAAACATGTCCTTCGCCCTCGACCTGGCGGGCGTCTCCAAGGCTGAAGTGGAGAAAAAAGTCGGCGAGGCGGCACGCATTCTCGAACTCGGGCCGATGCTTGAACGCAAGCCGAAACAACTGTCCGGCGGCCAGCGTCAGCGCGTGGCCATCGGCCGGGCGATCGTGCGTAATCCGAAAATATTCCTGTTCGACGAACCGCTGTCCAACCTCGACGCGGCCCTGCGGGTGCAGATGCGCCTGGAGTTGTTGCGTCTGCACAAGGACCTGCAAGCCACGATGATCTACGTGACCCACGATCAGGTCGAGGCCATGACCATGGCCGACAAAGTCGTGGTGCTCAATGGCGGCAAAGTGGAACAGGTCGGCTCGCCGCTGGACCTGTATCACCAGCCGGCCAACCTGTTTGTCGCCGGGTTCCTCGGCACGCCGAAAATGGGCTTCCTCAAGGGCAAAGTCACCCGCGTCGAAAGCCAGGGCTGCGAAGTGCTGCTGGACGCCGGCACCCGCATCACCTTGCCGCTGAGCGGCGCCAACCTGAGCGTCGGCGGCGCCGTGACGCTGGGCATCCGCCCGGAACACCTGGAACTGGCACAACCCGGCGACTGCACGTTGCAGGTTACTGCCGACGTCAGCGAACGGCTTGGCAGCGACACCTTCTGCCACGTTATTGCCGCCACTGGCGAAGCGCTGACCATGCGCGTTCCAGGTGACCTGGCCAGCCGCTACGGCGAAACCCTGAGCCTGCGCCTGAACGCCGAACACTGCCATTTATTCGATGCCGACGGCGTGGCGCTGACCCGCCCGCTGCGCGCCGCCGCCTGA
- a CDS encoding type VI secretion system tip protein VgrG translates to MLDANAIHISLTLEGVSTDLQVLSFVGREALNQPFCFDIELVSSRPDLKLEELMHKPGSLSFGATGKGLIHGLVYRIEQGDSGKSLTRYSISLVPQLAYLRHNQDQQIFQHLSVPKIIAQVLEARGILADAYSFQLGATYPERDYCVQYDESDLHFIQRLCEEEGIHFHFQHSASGHKLVFGDDQTVFRKLAPVSYQQDSGMAAEKPVIKRFNLRLETRTTRVSRRDYDFEKPRLLPEGAAKSAFAPDLEDYDYPGRFTDRERGKQLATRALERHRADYTLVEGKGDEPSLVSGHFLTLAEHPRAEWNDLWLLLEVIHEGKQPQVLGENTTSDVTDHKDDFHQGYRNRFLATPWDAHYRPALEHPKAKVLGSQTAVVTGPKGEEIHCDQYGRVKVQFFWDREGQSDDNTTCWLRVATGWAGNAYGGIAIPRIGMEVLVTYLEGDPDQPLITGCLYHKTNVVPYDLPANKTRSTFKTLSSPGGKGYNEFRIEDKKGAEQIYLHAQRDWDENIEHDQKIRVGNERHDTVEANVFSEFKVEEHRITHLDRKTEARADEHLTVGVTQHVKVGTAQFVEAGTEIHYHAGEKVVIDAGMELTAKAGGSFIKIDAGGVTISGAEVKTNSGGAPGAGTGIQILDPVIPWAAAKDKAGALLVPAAVQMAMAKAARAAGDTRCPICEACREGKCDLGTAA, encoded by the coding sequence ATGCTGGACGCAAACGCAATCCATATCTCCCTCACGCTGGAAGGCGTTTCCACTGACCTGCAAGTGCTCAGCTTCGTCGGTCGCGAAGCCCTCAATCAGCCGTTCTGTTTCGACATCGAACTGGTGAGCAGCCGCCCCGACCTCAAGCTCGAAGAATTGATGCACAAGCCCGGCAGCCTGTCCTTTGGCGCGACCGGCAAGGGCCTGATCCACGGCCTGGTGTATCGCATCGAGCAAGGCGATTCCGGCAAAAGCCTGACCCGCTACAGCATCAGCCTGGTCCCGCAACTCGCCTACCTGCGGCATAACCAAGACCAGCAGATTTTCCAGCACCTGAGCGTGCCGAAGATCATCGCTCAGGTCCTGGAAGCCCGCGGCATTCTGGCTGACGCCTACAGTTTCCAGCTGGGCGCCACTTACCCGGAACGCGATTACTGCGTGCAGTACGACGAGTCCGACCTGCATTTCATTCAGCGTTTGTGCGAAGAAGAAGGCATTCACTTCCACTTCCAGCACAGCGCCAGCGGCCACAAACTGGTGTTCGGCGATGACCAGACCGTGTTCCGCAAACTGGCGCCGGTCAGCTACCAGCAAGACTCCGGCATGGCCGCCGAAAAACCGGTGATCAAGCGTTTCAACCTGCGCCTGGAAACCCGCACCACTCGCGTCAGCCGCCGCGACTACGATTTCGAAAAACCACGCCTATTGCCCGAAGGCGCGGCCAAAAGCGCGTTCGCCCCGGACCTCGAAGACTACGACTACCCCGGTCGTTTCACCGACCGCGAACGCGGCAAGCAACTGGCGACCCGCGCCCTGGAACGCCATCGCGCCGACTACACGCTGGTCGAAGGCAAAGGCGACGAACCGAGTCTGGTCAGCGGCCATTTCCTGACCCTGGCCGAACACCCGCGCGCCGAATGGAACGATCTGTGGCTGCTGCTGGAAGTCATTCACGAAGGCAAACAACCGCAAGTGCTGGGCGAAAACACCACCAGCGACGTGACCGACCACAAGGACGACTTCCACCAGGGTTATCGCAACCGCTTCCTCGCCACCCCGTGGGACGCGCACTACCGCCCCGCCCTCGAACACCCGAAAGCCAAAGTCCTCGGCAGCCAGACCGCCGTCGTCACCGGGCCCAAGGGCGAAGAGATCCACTGCGATCAGTACGGCCGCGTCAAAGTGCAATTCTTCTGGGACCGCGAAGGCCAGTCTGACGACAACACCACCTGCTGGCTGCGCGTCGCCACCGGCTGGGCCGGCAATGCCTACGGCGGCATCGCCATCCCGCGCATCGGCATGGAAGTGCTGGTCACCTACCTCGAAGGTGATCCCGATCAACCGCTAATCACCGGTTGCCTGTACCACAAGACCAACGTGGTGCCCTACGACCTGCCGGCAAACAAGACCCGCAGCACCTTCAAGACCCTGAGTTCACCGGGCGGCAAGGGCTACAACGAATTTCGCATCGAAGACAAGAAAGGCGCGGAACAGATCTACCTGCACGCCCAGCGTGACTGGGACGAAAACATCGAGCACGACCAGAAGATCCGTGTCGGCAACGAACGGCATGACACGGTCGAGGCCAATGTGTTCAGCGAGTTCAAAGTCGAAGAACACCGCATCACCCATCTGGACCGCAAGACCGAAGCGCGAGCCGATGAGCACCTGACCGTGGGCGTGACCCAACATGTGAAGGTCGGCACGGCGCAGTTTGTCGAGGCCGGGACCGAGATTCACTACCACGCGGGCGAGAAGGTGGTGATCGACGCCGGGATGGAACTGACGGCCAAGGCAGGCGGGAGTTTTATCAAGATAGATGCCGGAGGCGTGACGATCAGTGGCGCCGAGGTCAAGACCAATTCCGGGGGTGCGCCTGGGGCGGGTACGGGGATTCAGATTCTCGACCCGGTCATCCCGTGGGCTGCCGCCAAAGACAAGGCCGGCGCCCTGCTCGTCCCGGCCGCCGTGCAAATGGCCATGGCCAAAGCCGCCCGTGCGGCCGGCGATACCCGCTGCCCGATTTGCGAAGCCTGCCGTGAAGGCAAATGCGACCTGGGGACAGCCGCATGA
- a CDS encoding DUF4123 domain-containing protein has product MSDVLNNWLGEQAQHNRVLILALDILAEPNPVTSLYSAGLMHRSVQLYRRTPYADFAAISPWLTELHNPGAEAFRQLLSDPQRNWGWIGSMDKADLDALTQHWQARMVIDEDGERSLFRFQDNRVIARCLNNLNQNEYPLLLGPISSVLYWDEDQWKSADNAKPGVYAAPDPAPWLRTPESGEQARSILRDNLKRWLLTYHVEAAAELAETRVVSEWLEEQIDLMDQWQWQTPEQRELMLSRRLHPQCMADVAWEPLPGETPDLHFARCQRVFADSKAGADV; this is encoded by the coding sequence ATGAGCGACGTACTGAACAACTGGCTCGGCGAACAGGCGCAACACAACCGGGTCCTGATCCTCGCCCTGGACATCCTCGCCGAACCGAACCCGGTCACCTCGCTGTACAGCGCCGGCCTGATGCATCGCTCGGTGCAACTCTATCGACGCACCCCCTACGCCGACTTCGCCGCAATCAGCCCCTGGCTGACCGAACTGCACAACCCCGGTGCCGAGGCCTTCCGCCAACTGCTGAGCGACCCACAGCGCAACTGGGGCTGGATTGGCAGCATGGACAAGGCCGATCTCGACGCCCTGACCCAGCACTGGCAGGCACGAATGGTCATCGATGAAGACGGCGAACGTTCATTGTTCCGTTTTCAGGACAACCGGGTGATCGCGCGCTGCCTGAATAACCTCAACCAAAACGAATATCCCCTGCTCCTCGGCCCGATCAGCAGCGTGCTGTATTGGGATGAAGACCAATGGAAAAGCGCGGACAACGCCAAACCTGGGGTCTACGCAGCGCCGGATCCGGCGCCGTGGTTGCGAACCCCGGAGTCCGGCGAACAAGCCCGCAGCATCCTGCGCGACAACCTCAAACGCTGGCTACTGACCTACCACGTCGAAGCCGCCGCGGAACTGGCCGAAACCCGCGTGGTCAGCGAATGGCTTGAAGAGCAGATTGACCTCATGGACCAGTGGCAATGGCAAACCCCGGAACAGCGTGAGCTGATGCTCAGCCGCCGATTGCATCCCCAATGCATGGCAGATGTGGCGTGGGAGCCGTTGCCGGGTGAAACGCCGGACCTGCATTTTGCGCGATGTCAGCGAGTGTTTGCTGATTCGAAAGCGGGCGCTGACGTTTGA